One window of Triticum dicoccoides isolate Atlit2015 ecotype Zavitan chromosome 5A, WEW_v2.0, whole genome shotgun sequence genomic DNA carries:
- the LOC119303461 gene encoding dnaJ protein homolog, producing the protein MFGRGPPKKSDSTRYYEILGVPKDASQDDLKKAYRKAAIKNHPDKGGDPEKFKELAQAYEVLSDPEKREIYDQYGEDALKEGMGGGGMHDPFDIFQSFFGGGGNPFGGGGSSRGRRQRRGEDVVHPLKVSLEELYNGTSKKLSLARNVLCSKCNGKGSKSGASMKCAGCQGAGYKVQIRQLGPGMIQQMQQPCNECRGSGETISDKDRCGQCKGEKVVHEKKVLEVVVEKGMQHGQKITFPGEADEAPDTVTGDIIFVLQQKEHPKFKRKGDDLFYEHTLTLTEALCGFQYVLAHLDGRQLLIKSNPGEVVKPDSFKAINDEGMPMYQRPFMKGKLYIHFTVDFPDSLSLDQCKALETVLPPKPASQYTDMELDECEETMAYDIDIEEEMRRRQQQQAQEAYDEDEDMPGGGGQRVQCAQQ; encoded by the exons ATGTTCGGGCGCGGGCCGCCGAAGAAGAGCGACAGCACGCGCTATTACGAGATCCTGGGCGTGCCCAAGGACGCCTCCCAGGACGACCTCAAGAAGGCCTACCGCAAGGCCGCCATCAAGAACCACCCCGACAAGGGCGGCGACCCCGAGAAG TTCAAGGAGCTAGCTCAGGCTTATGAGGTCCTGAGTGATCCTGAGAAGAGAGAAATTTATGACCAGTATGGTGAGGATGCCCTCAAGGAGGGAATGGGAGGTGGAGGAATGCATGATCCTTTCGACATCTTCCAGTCATTCTTTGGTGGTGGCGGCAACCCCTTTGGAG GTGGCGGGAGCAGTAGGGGCAGGAGGCAGCGCAGGGGTGAGGATGTGGTTCATCCTCTCAAGGTTAGCCTTGAGGAGTTGTACAATGGAACATCAAAGAAGCTCTCTCTTGCCCGCAATGTGCTCTGCTCCAAGTGCAATGG CAAGGGTTCAAAGTCTGGGGCTTCCATGAAGTGTGCCGGCTGCCAAGGTGCTGGTTACAAGGTGCAGATAAGGCAGCTGGGACCAGGAATGATTCAGCAAATGCAGCAGCCTTGCAACGAGTGCAGGGGAAGTGGGGAGACCATCAGCGATAAGGATCGCTGTGGGCAGTGCAAAGGTGAGAAGGTGGTGCACGAGAAGAAAGTCCTGGAGGTGGTGGTTGAGAAGGGAATGCAGCATGGACAGAAGATCACCTTCCCCGGCGAGGCGGATGAAGCG CCTGATACCGTTACTGGAGACATAATCTTCGTCCTCCAGCAGAAGGAGCACCCCAAATTCAAGCGGAAGGGTGATGACCTCTTCTACGAGCACACCCTGACCCTGACTGAGGCCCTGTGTGGCTTCCAGTATGTCCTGGCTCATTTGGACGGCAGGCAGCTGCTCATCAAGTCCAACCCTGGCGAAGTGGTCAAGCCTG ATTCATTCAAGGCGATCAACGATGAGGGCATGCCCATGTACCAGAGGCCCTTCATGAAGGGCAAGCTGTACATCCACTTCACGGTGGATTTCCCCGACTCGCTGAGCCTGGACCAGTGCAAGGCGCTCGAGACTGTCCTCCCGCCCAAGCCGGCGTCGCAGTACACGGACATGGAGCTGGACGAGTGCGAGGAGACGATGGCCTATGACATCGACATTGAGGAGGAGATGCGGAGGCGGCAACAGCAGCAGGCACAGGAGGCCTACGACGAGGATGAGGACATgcccggcggcggcggccagcGGGTGCAGTGCGCACAGCAGTAG